Below is a window of Diaminobutyricibacter sp. McL0608 DNA.
CCGGATCGCTGCGGCCGCGCCTGCTTCGGCGGCCTCGGCTTTGATGTCGATGTTGAATCGCGCCTCCGGAAACGCGTCGAGCGCGTCGGCCAGCGAGACGAAGCTCTGGCCGGCTCCCAGGTCGATGCGTCGCAGCTCGGCCATCGTCAGCTGACCGACTGCGACCTCCCGCCCGACGAGGCGATTCAGATCCGGATCGTGGCTGATCACGGCGATCCCGTCGGCGCTCGCGTGCACATCCGTCTCGAGATGCGTCGCCCCCGCGCTCAACGCCGTGAGGAAGGCGAGGAGAGTGTTCTCGGGCGCGGCGAGCGCCAGGCCCCGGTGGGCGATGATCCTGGGATGCGACGTCGCGAAGAAGTCGCCCTCGTACCCTGTGACGTGCGGAGAGGCTGGTCTAGGCATCCGTTCCGGATGCTCCGGGCGCCGCCTCCGGCGCCGCGGTCTCAGGGGAAGCCGGTGTCGACGGAGCGGCCGGTGCGGCCGGAGCCGATGGTGCCGACGGTGCGACGACGGACGAGGTGGCGGGCGGCGCGGGC
It encodes the following:
- a CDS encoding glycerophosphodiester phosphodiesterase family protein, with the protein product MPRPASPHVTGYEGDFFATSHPRIIAHRGLALAAPENTLLAFLTALSAGATHLETDVHASADGIAVISHDPDLNRLVGREVAVGQLTMAELRRIDLGAGQSFVSLADALDAFPEARFNIDIKAEAAEAGAAAAIRAARATRRVLITSFDEGRRRRTADALPGVASSASVSRVLVSVIAGKLGISPLVRRSLAGLVATQVPERSGRFRVVTRRTVAAIHAAGREVHVWTVNDPEDMNRLLDLGVDGIVTDRCDVLKGVVDSRI